In the Podospora pseudocomata strain CBS 415.72m chromosome 5, whole genome shotgun sequence genome, one interval contains:
- a CDS encoding hypothetical protein (EggNog:ENOG503P2WP) — protein sequence MSTTLLPFLYQTRTLQRISRHAAPNPALRAFVHTTAATNLPLRPSSYMPPRRSSRPSRTGSYRRGPASGGPKRESIPFELPEDYERPPPRELNHLLTEAGDRSTITPTERDAFKAIFEEIAAKQSPSSHQDPSLLKPTQQRWPKSDAALDLPAQPSASETIDIIMQDAADVEARNTRQLQHPYGKSHPMTQAANTNDWNKALLRFPPSLRDAARRALNITEAEELKSPDGYSESAASRVGADPDMVLNPLGKSVQHEALRRAERARVEGMMQATKTDFELWDILEKEVFPMVARFGLDKLEPSVLKTKGRNGKKADTSPPAANVEENAPGNDLFPLHIYGPLYPRYLLAALRLFHQRFSHPSPLALNILPRVKELGPASYVLGASTPFYNELVRILWYRYGNAEGVLNMFEEMRMAGMVFDADSLKVLNAISSWVRASETGKQGPFLKELVSLPEWEYGMQARLRHWGNSMQDQRKYLASAI from the coding sequence ATGTCAACAACACTTCTCCCATTTCTCTACCAGACCCGGACCCTGCAGAGGATATCTCGGCATGCCGCTCCAAATCCAGCATTGCGAGCCTTTGTGCACACCACAGCGGCGACAAACCTGCCCCTCAGACCGTCTTCATATATGCCCCCAAGGAGATCCTCCCGTCCAAGCAGAACAGGATCTTACAGGCGAGGCCCTGCTTCCGGTGGCCCGAAAAGAGAATCCATCCCCTTCGAGCTTCCAGAAGACTACGAGCGACCCCCTCCCAGAGAATTGAACCATCTTCTCACAGAGGCTGGAGATCGATCGACCATCACACCCACCGAGCGTGATGCCTTCAAGGCTATCTTTGAAGAAATTGCCGCCAAGCAGTCACCTTCGAGCCATCAAGACCCCTCGCTCCTCAAGCCTACGCAACAGCGCTGGCCCAAGAGCGATGCGGCCTTGGATTTACCAGCCCAGCCGTCAGCTAGTGAGACAatcgacatcatcatgcaAGATGCCGCCGACGTCGAAGCGAGAAATACTAGACAGCTCCAACATCCCTACGGCAAGAGTCACCCCATGACAcaagcagccaacaccaaTGACTGGAACAAAGCTCTCTTGCGCTTTCCACCGAGCCTCCGTGATGCTGCCCGCCGAgccctcaacatcaccgaagccgaggagctcaagagcCCCGATGGGTATTCAGAAAGTGCCGCCTCCCGCGTTGGAGCTGACCCCGACATGGTGCTCAACCCACTCGGCAAGTCCGTTCAGCACGAAGCCCTCCGCCGTGCCGAGCGCGCGCGAGTCGAAGGGATGATGCAGGCCACAAAAACAGACTTTGAGCTGTGGGATATTTTAGAAAAGGAGGTCTTTCCAATGGTGGCCAGGTTTGGGCTGGACAAGCTGGAGCCATCCGTGTTGAAGACGAAGGGACGCAATGGCAAAAAAGCTGATACGTCCCCTCCTGCGGCCAACGTCGAGGAAAACGCACCAGGCAATGACCTATTTCCCCTGCACATCTACGGTCCACTGTACCCCCGCTATCTTCTAGCCGCCCTCCGTCTGTTCCACCAAAGATTTTCCCACCCATCACCGCTGGCCTTGAACATTTTACCGCGCGTCAAGGAGCTTGGGCCGGCAAGCTATGTTTTGGGGGCCAGCACGCCCTTTTACAACGAGCTGGTGAGGATTTTGTGGTATAGGTACGGCAATGCCGAAGGTGTGCTCAACATGTTTGAGGAGATGCGTATGGCCGGCATGGTATTTGACGCCGACTCGCTCAAGGTGCTGAATGCCATCTCGTCGTGGGTCAGAGCAAGCGAGACGGGGAAGCAGGGTCCTTTTC
- a CDS encoding hypothetical protein (COG:C; COG:D; EggNog:ENOG503P3YN): MPQDMPPVGGYGAVQYKRNLPAHGLFRPRNLILASAGLMVYGWYQLVVGVREMNEMAREKMWARIHLIPMLQAECDRDLVRRHLADQAREKELLGENFKVYNSDRYVRPTFAAVPQHVTK, translated from the exons ATGCCGCAGGATATGCCGCCTGTTGGGGGGTATGGGGCTGTGCAGTACaag CGCAACCTCCCCGCCCACGGCCTTTTCCGTCCCCGTAACCTTATCCTCGCCTCGGCAGGCCTGATGGTCTACGGCTGGTACCAGCTTGTTGTGGGTGTCAGAGAAATGAA TGAAATGGCCCGCGAAAAGATGTGGGCGCGCATCCACCTCATCCCTATGCTCCAGGCCGAGTGCGACCGCGACCTTGTCCGCAGACACCTGGCTGAccaggcgagggagaaggagctgtTGGGGGAGAACTTTAAGGTTTACAACTCTGATAG ATACGTCCGGCCTACCTTTGCGGCTGTGCCTCAGCATGTTACGAAATAG
- a CDS encoding hypothetical protein (EggNog:ENOG503NVA8; COG:S) translates to MPPKKEPVISAFERKRLENIAANNAILSEISATADKIIPSKATPTKTKAKKSTPRKREPTKVAHQPATRRSTRLAGVDADNDTLKRKFEVEVEAAAEKAKAKKLRVNGDLQLGDISVEGRKWEGGVDGLGLLKGLSVRGAQPGVKTFDEDDVEETSDENLKELRLRMRNLKMYDKWPVADIKIVPQRIYSMGFHPTEDKPIIFAGDKEGAMGIFDASQEPIKTEDDEDEESYSDPVISAFKTHARTITSFQFSSVDANAVYTSSYDSSIRKLDLDKGVSTQVFAPVDAGVELPISAMDIPSTDPNTIVFSTLNGQLGRHDIRTKPADAEIWHLVDPKIGGFSLHPLQPHLVAAASLDRTLKIWDLRKIQGTGDMRKPVLLGEHESRLSVSHASWSSAGDIATSSYDDTIKIYSFPDAGSWKAGVELFDDQMEPVHKIAHNNQTGRWVTILKPQWQKSPFDGIQKFAIGNMNRFVDIYAANGEQLAQLDGDGITAVPAVAHFHPTLEWVAGGNASGKLCLWM, encoded by the exons ATGCCCCCTAAGAAGGAGCCCGTCATCAGTGCCTTTGAGCGGAAGCGTTTGGAGAACATTGCGGCGAACAATGCGATCCTCAGTGAGATATCAGCGACGGCTGATAAGATCATCCCTTCGAAAGCGACACCCACGAAAACCAAGGCGAAAAAATCTACGCCACGTAAACGCGAACCGACCAAAGTCGCCCACCAGCCCGccacaagaagaagcacgCGCTTAGCTGGTGTCGACGCTGACAACGACACCCTCAAGCGCAAGTttgaggtcgaggtcgaggccgCGGCTGAGAAGGCGAAAGCCAAGAAGCTCCGAGTTAACGGAGACCTGCAGCTAGGAGACATTTCGGTAGAGGGGCGCAAATGGGAAGGCGGTGTTGACGGACTCGGGCTGCTCAAGGGCTTGTCAGTTCGCGGTGCCCAACCTGGTGTCAAAACCTTTGACGAagacgatgtcgaggagaCTTCAGATGAGAATCTCAAGGAGCTGAGACTGCGCATGCGCAATCTCAAGATGTACGATAAATGGCCAGTTGCCG ACATTAAGATTGTTCCGCAGCGCATCTACTCAATGGGCTTCCATCCAACAGAGGACAAACCGATCATCTTTGCCGGCGATAAGGAAGGGGCCATGGGTATCTTCGATGCGTCCCAAGAGCCGATCAAGAccgaagatgacgaagacgaagaaagCTACTCTGACCCCGTGATATCAGCATTCAAGACGCACGCTCGCACCATTACCTCTTTTCAATTTTCCTCCGTCGATGCCAATGCCGTCTACACATCCTCTTACGATTCCTCCATCCGCAAGCTCGACTTGGACAAGGGGGTATCCACTCAGGTTTTTGCCCCGGTCGATGCAGGCGTGGAGCTTCCCATCAGTGCAATGGACATACCATCGACGGACCCAAACACGATTGTATTCTCGACACTAAATGGTCAGCTTGGACGCCATGACATCCGGACCAAGCCGGCGGATGCTGAGATCTGGCATCTCGTGGATCCTAAAATCGGAGGGTTTTCTTTACATCCTCTGCAGCCTCACCTTGTGGCTGCCGCATCGCTCGACCGCACTTTAAAGATCTGGGACTTGCGGAAAATACAAGGGACGGGGGATATGCGGAAGCCCGTCTTGCTGGGAGAGCATGAGTCCCGCTTGTCTGTCTCACATGCTAGCTGGAGCAGCGCCGGCGATATTGCGACGTCTAGCTACGATgataccatcaagatctaCTCTTTCCCTGATGCGGGCTCCTGGAAAGCAGGCGTCGAGCTTTTTGACGACCAGATGGAACCAGTGCACAAGATTGCCCATAACAACCAAACTGGACGCTGGGTAACCATCTTGAAGCCTCAGTGGCAGAAGAGCCCATTTGACGGGATTCAAAAGTTCGCCATTGGCAACATGAACCGGTTCGTGGACATTTATGCGGCGAACGGAGAGCAACTGGCACAGCTGGACGGCGATGGCATCACGGCTGTGCCGGCTGTAGCGCATTTTCACCCTACATTGGAATGGGTTGCCGGCGGTAATGCCAGCGGCAAGCTGTGCCTGTGGATGTAG
- the fcp1 gene encoding CTD phosphatase Fcp1 (EggNog:ENOG503NXKY; COG:K) has product MGKTKTIRLGNRLRYPITIVRLLKNPGDTVKKQDALMEYSFKWYKEVGDTIRGETWEEEQTTYADWSSPSDGTLNAWSIKEGQVINQDGPCVLIDEDCSHEIQFQGLCAICGKDMTEANWAAETRDTDRAPISMVHDQTNLTVSSTHAQKSERELQKRLLESRKLSLVVDLDQTVIQACIDPTVGEWMKDPTNPNYDSVKNVKTFQLDDGPHAVVRKCWYYIKMRPGLEGFLKRISTMYELHVYTMGTRAYAQNVARVIDPEKKLFGNRVISRDENGNMYSKSLQRLFPVSTNMVVIIDDRSDVWPHNRPNLVKVTPYEFFKGIGDINASFLPKRQDLLTSAPSTNGVKKAEKPADKNAKAVATGKDTDEVTKEQLEEQQSALEKQINERPLQLLQEKQDKEDEEAEKATGHSDDSASSRSSSPPPQRHKVLLDDDRELEFLEKHLTQLHKAYYASYDQKKSKRTMGEDVPDVGNLLNNLKAKVLRGHQIALSGVLPQNTDIYRSEIGQQITSFGARLRSTVSKEVTHLVVNTSQPGTAKLNAARRYPHIKVVGLEWLAQCFTEWTSVDETPYLYFKEDANNVGAARQAEESSDDNDEDMGGIETGNTVPKTPQQKRNKLQIQLPPRGDDQDDDDADDDEDGLLPDEVEEGQMSPIDGLKTFNWGSAEDELAEFLASGSDDDDDDEDMDEEDEEDEEDDEDFAPPDESESSSSSEESSASRKRSRSRSGSPATRKRKLEDNVGDGEEDGNNDDEGEENSPAKRMRRMKSARGSSLRHQYEAAPDLPTPAVTGDEDGVEDKVEEEGQNFTDLDEEALAADLEAEFAADLEAEFNSA; this is encoded by the coding sequence ATGGGGAAAACCAAAACAATTCGGCTGGGTAACCGGCTGCGgtaccccatcaccatcgtccGCCTCCTCAAGAACCCCGGCGACACGGTCAAAAAGCAAGATGCGCTTATGGAGTACTCGTTCAAATGGTACAAGGAAGTCGGCGACACCATTCGCGGCGAGacgtgggaggaggagcaaacCACCTACGCGGATTGGAGCTCGCCCTCGGATGGTACCCTCAACGCCTGGAGCATCAAGGAGGGTCAGGTCATCAACCAGGACGGGCCCTGCGTGCTGATTGACGAGGACTGTTCTCACGAGATCCAGTTCCAGGGACTTTGCGCCATCTGCGGAAAGGACATGACCGAGGCCAACTGGGCCGCCGAGACGCGCGACACGGATCGCGCCCCCATCAGCATGGTGCACGACCAGACGAACCTCACCGTCAGCAGCACCCACGCCCAAAAATCGGAGCGTGAGCTGCAGAAGAGATTGCTGGAGAGCCGCAAGCtcagtttggtggtggatttggaCCAGACGGTTATTCAGGCCTGCATTGATCCCACGGTGGGGGAGTGGATGAAGGACCCGACGAACCCAAATTACGACTCGGTAAAGAATGTCAAGACGTTTCAGCTGGATGACGGGCCGCacgcggtggtgaggaaatGTTGGTACTACATCAAAATGCGCCCGGGCTTGGAGGGGTTCCTGAAGCGGATTTCCACCATGTACGAGCTGCATGTCTACACCATGGGCACTCGCGCCTACGCGCAAAACGTGGCGCGTGTTATCGACCCGGAGAAGAAGTTGTTTGGCAACCGAGTTATTAGTCGCGACGAAAACGGCAACATGTACTCAAAGAGTTTGCAGCGCTTATTCCCTGTCAGCACCAACATGGTGGTGATTATCGATGACAGATCCGACGTTTGGCCGCATAACAGGCCCAACCTCGTCAAGGTCACCCCGTACGAGTTCTTCAAGGGAATCGGCGATATCAACGCGAGCTTTTTGCCAAAGAGACAGGATTTGCTCACCTCGGCGCCGTCGACGAATGGTGtcaagaaggcggagaagcCGGCCGATAAAAACGCCAAGGCTGTCGCGACAGGCAAGGATACTGATGAGGTGACAAAGGAACAGCTTGAGGAACAGCAGTCGGCGCTGGAGAAGCAGATTAATGAACGACCGCTACAATTACTTCAGGAGAAGCAGGAtaaggaggatgaggaggcggagaaggctACGGGCCACTCGGATGATAGTGCTTCGTCTCGATCTtcgtcgccaccaccacagcgaCACAAGGTCCTCCTGGACGACGACAGGGAACTTGAGTTTTTGGAGAAACACCTCACGCAACTACACAAGGCTTACTATGCTAGTTACGATCAAAAGAAGTCGAAGCGAACCATGGGCGAGGATGTGCCTGATGTAGGGAACctgctcaacaacctcaaggccaaggtgcTTAGAGGGCATCAAATCGCCTTGTCGGGTGTTTTGCCCCAAAACACGGATATTTACCGGTCAGAAATCGGGCAGCAAATCACCAGCTTTGGCGCCAGGCTTAGGTCGACAGTCAGCAAAGAAGTGACGCATCTTGTTGTAAACACTTCTCAGCCAGGAACGGCCAAGCTCAATGCTGCCAGGCGGTACCCTCATATCAAGGTTGTCGGTCTGGAGTGGCTCGCGCAGTGCTTTACTGAGTGGACATCTGTGGATGAGACTCCATATCTGTACTTCAAGGAGGATGCTAATAACGTCGGAGCTGCTCGCCAAGCTGAAGAGTCATCCGATGACAACGATGAAGATATGGGGGGCATCGAGACGGGCAATACCGTGCCCAAGACCCCGCAGCAAAAGAGGAATAAGCTGCAAATACAGCTACCCCCTCGAGGTGACGACcaggatgacgacgacgcagacgacgatgaagacggACTGCTGccggatgaggtggaggaaggacAAATGTCGCCTATCGACGGGCTGAAGACCTTTAACTGGGGGTCGGCCGAGGACGAATTGGCAGAGTTCCTTGCGTCTGGAtcggacgatgacgatgacgacgaggatatggacgaggaggacgaggaggacgaggaagacgacgaagattTTGCTCCTCCTGATGAGTCGGagtcatcttcctcgtcggaGGAGTCGAGCGCCAGTCGGAAGAGGAGCCGGAGTCGGAGTGGCAGTCCGGCGACTCGAAagaggaagttggaggataatgtcggtgatggggaagaggatgggaaCAACGATGACGAAGGTGAGGAGAACAGCCCtgcgaagaggatgaggaggatgaagagcgCGAGGGGGTCTTCGCTGAGGCACCAGTATGAGGCTGCGCCTGATTTGCCTACACCGGCGGTGACgggggatgaagatggtgtggaggacaaggtggaggaggaggggcagaaCTTTACTGACCTTGACGAGGAGGCTCTGGCGGCTGATCTTGAGGCTGAGTTTGCGGCGGATCTGGAGGCGGAGTTTAATTCCGCGTGA
- the ATG26 gene encoding Sterol 3-beta-glucosyltransferase (EggNog:ENOG503NV9G; COG:C; COG:G) produces MATPSQSTSSAVAVPIAPVEDTTAPSPAPTSSQSAALSKSQHLAHPPPSSAVRTPNAASHDERTVRRVSRKLQKKRHDDEHTPTMELPESLKQQGDHADSDEEVLRPQGYGGGMFMNMNQSIFGLIAAAGSQADFGDRFEGQSSDEDDNDVERENPMAMTIAGHKALHHKPSKSLSSHLAQSTVLRKHGATSNKAESKHRRKISESRLLRSVPGLSKLTSRAKSSLKPPKTQDAETEKPGEMDDKAEEASASQPASEVTPTIEITRTESRQTAPVMSRMLEARAQMAARPSFDLERPSGEQAHRPEAGETGPTELAKRLQEIFQFDTPEEVINEFPCWLLQNVLLQGYMYITAGHVAFYAYLPKKANEVTKSGYLAKCGKHNPKYNRYFFRLKGDVLSYYRDTQNLYFPSGQVDLRYGISAEITDKDKEGVNFTIVTHKRTYYFRADSSSSAKEWVKSLRKVIFKSHNDGDSVKISLPIANILDVEETQMLGFAETCKIRVIDNDETYAIDEYFFSFFSFSEEAIDVLKTLVEGSSSQTPGQNELDEPASEAQSKRTSTSGSREQVLKSLNTRGGKITQSIKTTLSPISPGQRSPSPRPCLDGPRTSFDGFRPFSRRSVDVSRDDIRGKSPRRSFSERRTSFHRRHLSESGTDHDMERQEGSDSYVQSMEDPSQASMSGLIVSGSSEAPSASQILRGSEVFHNPAIHRSASAPRARNEPAVPEAPGTVKASRPPSISAQNGETEGNQAMSTLQNTATVGTFPFKGAGALMGYLDRQSRRMSNLLATESMGYVEKVSGMWKGGKKHYDEPAGLRTDEEDAEDNPDERATHEARFREHFALPKTEKLQAAYYAHMMRVLPLYGKIYIGNRHFCFRSLLPGTRTKLVLPLKDIENVDKEKGFRFGYAGLVVVIRGHEELFFEFNRAEIRDDCTITVLQNLEATRYVRDSGLLDSEDAENAQAAVAERDALREARNEEFPHHEVKLPHDAHCVSEAPTILFDDPKASILNFKPSKSMKITCLTIGSRGDVQPYIALCKRLMKDGHRPRICTHAEFRDWIESHGIEFRPVGGDPSELMRLCIQNGTFTWAFLKEANSTMRGWLDDLLITAWEACKGSDLLIESPSAMAGIHIAEALGIPYFRAFTMPWTRTRAYPHAFIMPGQKLGGAYNYVTYTLFDNVFWQTTASQINRWRNVWLGLPNTTLDKLQINKVPFLYNFSPFVVPPPIDFSDWIRVTGYWFLDEGDENKWQPSKELLDFIDKARADGKKLVYVGFGSIIVPDPAKMTQEVIDAVQKADVRCILSKGWSDRLPGSGDEKVPGPEEAKVEPQLPEEIFQIQSAPHDWLFKQIDAAAHHGGSGTTGASLRAGIPTIIRPFFGDQFFFGSRVEDLGVGICLKKWGANSFARALWEATHSERMIVKARVLGEQIRKENGVDTAVQCIYRDMEYATNLIRSKMGKNHARTGENVSMTEANLNNEDEEESWTFVGDSDTVEDLSSEALMKTVADLRDLQAYHGDNADKTQGNTVVGGAVGAGVETVKGKGVS; encoded by the exons ATGGCTACTCCCAGTCAGTCAACGTCGTCTGCCGTTGCAGTTCCAATTGCTCCAGTAGAGGATACAactgctccctctcctgccccCACGAGCTCCCAGTCAGCCGCCCTCTCCAAGTCACAACACctcgcccacccccctccatcatcggccgtAAGAACACCGAATGCCGCCAGCCACGACGAGCGCACAGTGCGCCGCGTTTCACGAAAACTCCAAAAGAAACGCCATGACGACGAACACACTCCCACCATGGAGCTCCCCGAATCACTGAAACAACAAGGCGACCATGCTGATAGCGATGAGGAAGTACTGCGGCCCCAGGGCTATGGCGGTGGCATGTTTATGAACATGAACCAGAGCATATTCGGTCTGATAGCAGCAGCCGGTAGCCAGGCCGACTTTGGCGATCGCTTTGAAGGCCAGAGCTCGGACGAAGACGATAACGACGTCGAAAGGGAAAATCCGATGGCCATGACCATTGCTGGGCACAAAGCCTTGCAccacaagccctccaaaagTTTGAGCAGCCATCTTGCTCAGTCGACAGTGTTGAGGAAACATGGCGCCACCTCGAACAAGGCTGAAAGCAAGCATCGTAGAAAGATATCCGAGAGCCGTTTATTGCGCTCTGTGCCTGGCCTTTCCAAGTTGACTTCCAGGGCCAAGTCAAGCCTAAAGCCGCCGAAAACACAAGACGCAGAGACCGAAAAGCCGGGCGAGATGGACGACAAAGCCGAAGAAGCTTCTGCTTCTCAACCAGCTTCTGAGGTCACGCCTACGATCGAAATCACCAGGACCGAAAGTCGACAGACAGCACCGGTTATGAGCCGGATGCTGGAGGCGCGCGCGCAAATGGCTGCACGACCAAGCTTCGATCTGGAGAGGCCCTCGGGTGAACAAGCACACAGGCCAGAAGCTGGCGAAACAGGACCAACAGAACTGGCCAAGAGGCTCCAGGAGATCTTCCAGTTTGATACCCCAGAAGAAGTCATCAATG AATTCCCATGCTGGCTCCTTCAAAATGTATTACTCCAAGGATACATGTATATCACGGCCGGCCACGTTGCCTTTTACGCATACCTGCCCAAGAAAGCC AATGAGGTGACAAAGTCTGGGTATCTTGCCAAGTGTGGCAAGCACAACCCCAAGTACAACCGCTACTTCTTCAGGCTCAAGGGAGATGTCCTGTCGTATTACAGAGACACCCAAAACCTATACTTTCCCAGCGGCCAAGTCGATCTCAGATACGGCATATCCGCAGAGATCAccgacaaggacaaggaagGTGTCAACTTCACCATTGTGACCCACAAGAGAACCTACTACTTTAGAGCCGACAGCTCGTCTAGTGCCAAGGAATGGGTCAAGAGCCTGCGCAAGGTGATCTTCAAATCACACAACGATGGCGACAGCGTCAAGATCTCGTTGCCCATCGCCAACATTCTTGATGTGGAAGAAACCCAAATGTTGGGTTTCGCCGAAACGTGCAAGATACGAGTCATTGACAACGATGAGACATACGCCATTGACGAG tatttcttctccttcttcagctttaGCGAAGAAGCCATTGATGTTCTCAAGACGCTCGTGGAGGGTTCTTCCTCGCAAACGCCAGGACAGAATGAGCTCGATGAACCTGCCTCGGAGGCACAGTCGAAGCGAACCAGCACGAGCGGCAGTCGTGAGCAAGTGCTCAAATCACTCAATACCCGTGGAGGCAAGATTACCCAGAGCATCAAAACCACGCTGTCGCCCATCTCGCCAGGACAACGTTCACCAAGCCCGCGCCCATGTCTCGACGGGCCCCGCACTAGTTTTGATGGGTTCCGGCCTTTCAGCAGGCGAAGTGTTGATGTCAGCCGCGACGATATCCGCGGAAAGTCCCCACGTCGAAGCTTTAGCGAACGCCGGACTTCCTTCCACAGGCGCCATTTGTCTGAGAGCGGGACCGATCACGATATGGAGAGACAAGAAGGCAGTGATTCTTATGTCCAAAGCATGGAGGACCCCAGCCAAGCGAGTATGTCTGGACTGATCGTCTCCGGAAGCAGCGAAGCCCCTTCGGCAAGCCAGATCCTTAGAGGGAGTGAGGTCTTTCACAACCCAGCCATCCACAGGTCGGCCTCAGCACCCCGCGCGCGGAATGAGCCAGCCGTGCCCGAGGCGCCAGGAACAGTCAAGGCCTCTCGGCCCCCATCGATTTCAGCTCAGAATGGTGAAACGGAGGGAAATCAGGCCATGTCAACGCTGCAGAACACTGCCACAGTGGGGACCTTCCCATTCAAGGGTGCTGGTGCGCTCATGGGCTATCTGGATAGACAGTCCAGGAGGATGAGCAATCTCCTCGCAACAGAGTCTATGGGATATGTTGAGAAGGTATCAGGTATGTGGAAGGGCGGCAAGAAACACTATGACGAACCTGCCGGCTTAAGAaccgatgaagaagatgctgAAGACAACCCCGATGAGCGAGCCACCCATGAAGCCCGGTTCAGGGAACACTTTGCCCTGCCCAAGACTGAGAAGCTCCAGGCTGCCTACTATGCACACATGATGCGCGTACTTCCGCTCTACGGCAAGATCTACATCGGTAATCGTCACTTTTGCTTCCGCAGCCTGCTGCCAGGTACCCGCACCAAGCTTGTCCTTCCGCTCAAGGATATCGAAAATGTCGATAAAGAGAAGGGCTTCCGGTTTGGCTACGCcggtttggtggtggtgatccgTGGCCATGAAGAGCTCTTCTTCGAGTTCAACCGGGCCGAGATACGTGATGACTGCACTATCACGGTTCTGCAGAACCTGGAGGCGACCCGATATGTTCGTGATTCGGGTCTGTTGGACAGTGAGGATGCAGAAAATGCGCAGGCTGCTGTGGCGGAGCGGGATGCACTCCGGGAGGCCCGGAACGAGGAGTTTCCACATCATGAGGTCAAGCTGCCCCATGACGCCCATTGTGTCTCTGAAGCGCCGACCATTTTGTTTGATGATCCCAAGGCTTCCATCCTCAACTTTAAGCCCAGCAAGTCCATGAAGATCACTTGTCTTACGATTGGGTCTCGTGGAGATGTTCAACCCTATATTGCCCTTTGCAAGCGACTGATGAAGGATGGCCATCGTCCCAGGATTTGCACTCACGCCGAGTTTCGAGACTGGATCGAGAGTCATGGGATTGAGTTTCGccctgttggtggtgacccAAGCGAGCTGATGAGGCTCTGCATTCAGAACGGCACCTTCACCTGGGCATTTCTCAAAGAGGCGAACTCGACGATGCGTGGCTGGCTTGACGACCTTCTTATCACGGCTTGGGAAGCGTGCAAAGGCAGCGACCTCTTGATCGAATCACCCAGTGCCATGGCTGGCATTCACATCGCAGAGGCTCTTGGCATCCCATACTTCCGCGCCTTCACGATGCCGTGGACCCGCACTCGCGCCTACCCCCACGCCTTCATCATGCCTGGACAAAAGCTTGGAGGAGCCTACAATTACGTGACCTACACTCTGTTTGACAATGTGTTTTGGCAAACCACCGCCAGTCAAATCAACCGGTGGCGCAACGTCTGGCTTGGGTTGCCAAACACGACACTTGACAAGCTGCAGATTAACAAGGTCCCGTTCTTGTACAACTTCTCTCCGTTTGTGGTCCCCCCGCCCATTGACTTTAGTGACTGGATCCGCGTCACCGGGTACTGGTTTCTCGACGAGGGCGACGAGAACAAGTGGCAACCGTCCAAGGAGCTGCTCGACTTCATCGACAAGGCCCGGGCAGACGGCAAAAAGCTTGTGTACGTTGGCTTTGGGTCTATTATAGTGCCTGACCCGGCCAAGATGACACAAGAGGTGATTGATGCTGTGCAGAAGGCGGATGTCAGATGCATTCTGAGCAAAGGCTGGAGTGACCGGCTACCTGGCTCGGGTGATGAAAAGGTTCCTGGTCCTGAAGAGGCCAAGGTTGAGCCACAGCTGCCGGAGGAGATCTTCCAGATCCAGTCAGCACCTCATGACTGGTTGTTCAAGCAGattgatgctgctgctcaccACGGGGGAAGCGGAACCACGGGTGCCAGTTTGCGGGCTGGCATTCCCACGATTATCAGGCCATTTTTTGGTGACCAGTTCTTCTTTGGAAGCCGGGTTGAGGACTTGGGAGTGGGAATCTGTCTCAAGAAGTGGGGGGCGAATTCTTTTGCAAGGGCGCTGTGGGAGGCTACGCACAGCGAGAGGATGATTGTGAAGGCaagggtgttgggggagcaGATTCGCAAA GAAAATGGAGTTGACACAGCGGTCCAGTGCATCTACCGCGACATGGAATATGCCACCAATCTCATCCGGTCCAAGATGGGTAAGAATCATGCTCGGACAGGTGAGAATGTCAGCATGACGGaggccaacctcaacaatgaggatgaggaggagagctggACCTTTGTGGGAGACTCGGACACGGTCGAAGACTTGAGTTCCGAGGCTCTCATGAAGACGGTAGCCGATCTGAGAGACCTTCAAGCTTATCATGGCGACAATGCCGACAAGACTCAGGGTAATACAGTGGTAGGGGGCGCGGTGGGCGCTGGAGTGGAGAcggtgaaggggaagggggtgagttAA